TTTGATACCGACACCCTAGTTCATTGCGCTAGTAAGACCTGAGGGAACATTCTAATTTACTGGCAGGTGTTCTAGTTTTCAAGGTTCAGAAAGACAGAAAAGTTGATCAGAGATAGGCTCTTTGACAACCTCGCTGGTGAGTCCTGAGAGTTTCCGTTTCTTGACAGCGGATATACGAcaagagattgaagctGTCACCGAGCGCGGTTAAAATCGTGAGCTTTCAGCATGAAGAACAAGCACCTGAGAAGAGAACAATAAGGAACAACCTTACGCCCTGGTCCACCTAGTAGTATCTAACCCGAAGCCCTATTCATGATATCTATGTTACTTGACAAATCTCATTAGCTCTGCATTTTCAATCCTTCCGCCTGTTCAATGCGTCTCGGCATCGCCTCGGGTTGAAAAAGGTAGGGCGTCAGTTATTAAGTCAGCGAGTTCCACAGCCTGAAGTTAAGAAGATTTAACATGGTGTCTCCATGTCCAACTCTCTTCCGAGTGCGAGGACATTCGCACCTACTTCTAGATGAGTGATCTTACGTCCGAAATCATTCGTGGTGATTGTAGGTAGACTCGTTCTTTATAGCAACGCAACCTCGTCTTGCATCCTTCGAGCATGCGATCCTGCGGCAGTGGTTCTACTTCTCTCAATCTTAGGTCGTTCGGCCGTTGATTGCGGTGTTTTCATGTTATCGAAGCGAAACTCGGTATTTTTGTATGAATGTCTGACATCTGGCTAGCAACTATATCAACGGTTGCCACGAGTGACCGAAAGAATGTGCGCATAAAGTAAAGTCACTCCGACTCTGCGTATCGCTTTTTACGCTGACGATCCGGCTACGTGCAGCAAACAATAGGGAGGGCTCTATCTCCAAATTCTTAGATAATCCCTGCATAGTTCGATGACGTCATTTTTCGAAAGTCCTGACGGAAACCCTCGAGACCGCATTAACCGAGCTGGAAGCGGATCTCCTCGATCCGTCAAGGGAAGCCGCATCTTTCGGGAGGTGTTATCCTTAAGAATAGGGTTTCATCTACGGATGTATGTTGTCACAGATCTTTGTCTGCAAAGGCTCCCCCCAAAGAGGGACCTTGCCCGATGATGGGAACCATTGAAGAGGAACGGAGCGACcatggcgaagaagatgaacCACCAGCCAACTGATTCCTGTGTATGCCATAGAGTGTGGGGGAAGCAATTTGTGCCACTTTCGCTTGGAGCGATGACGTCTTTATCCTAGGCTAGTGACCGTTTTCGCCTTGGCAAAAAGACATTTGTCGAAGGCTTACAAAAGAGGTTACAAACTGGGGAATCTCTGTATGCAAGATTTTAATCAGCATAAAGATTACTATCAACAAAATCGAAAGTGAAGTTCTTATCTGCCTTTTCCATCACACTATTGACATTAGCCAAGCATATCATAGCCGAAAGCTTCGGTTTGGTGTCTATCAGCTCAGACAGTGTTCTGCAGTATGCCAGTGTTTACGTGAACGAAGGCAAGCTGTATGTCGGGAGCGGCTCGGGTTCAGAGCCCTCTGCTGTTGTCACGGACGCTGGCAAAATGAGGTTGAACAACGACAGCAGCACTTTTGCCGTTGTTGGTTCTGACAGTACTATCACCGAAGGATCTGAAGCTGATGCTTCAGGTAAATTCTCAATCAGAAACGGCCATCTACTCTTAAACCATCTCggcatttttttttttgccATCCCAGAAGGCGCTTCATACCTCTTTTCCACACACAAGGGTGAAAGTGCGGTAGAAATTACTATCAGAGCAACGGCCCCTAACGGCCAGACGGTTCCTGATTTCCCTCCACCTGGTGTTGACAAGGATATCAGCAGCGCCAACGAAACCTCAGCCTTTGACACTTCGACCATTGCGCAAAGTACGACAGCCAGCGCCACAGCGATTTCTCAAACCTCAGATGGCCAAATCGTTGCTATCCAAACCGAAAACAGTGCTCCAAAGGCTGCTGTGGGTTTGGGAGCCAGTATcgttgctgctgttgccGCTTTATTGCTTTGATCAGTCCGTCATCCATCACCTTTTAATGATTGCCTTTTGAGCTCTAGCACAGATAACGAGATCTCTTTTCCCGCTGAAGTATATCTATAAGTATGTCTCTGAATAACCATGCCAAAATTTGCGCCTTGACCGTTATACTACCTAGGAAAACGATAACAAGAGCGAAACAATTAATGTGAGTCGTAAAGTGGCATTGTTCGAATATTCTTGTAATCATATGAAGCTGATTATTGGAATAGTCTAACTTCAATTTATCGTAAATCGGGCCACGCCGGCGAGACAATTTTAAGTATTCGGAAAGCGCCCATCGCACTGTGATATGTCTGTATAACACCAAGAACAATGCAGTAAATGATGTTATCAATGACTTTAAAATTTCTGAGCTTGCTCATACTTTTCCTTATTTTTTCATGTTTAGTTTTTGCAACTTGGCATTGAAAAGCCTAACTTTCACAAACGGTTCTCTCTAAAAAAGGATATTCAGTGCACTAAAAGTGTCTATATGCAGTTTGTCAAAGACAGACTGTAGTCTTAGCCTAGCTTCGACCAGTTTTTCTGCAATCCGTTTCAGCAGGGACTGACTCATGTTACCAACTGAAGTTTTGCATGCTATTGTTGATAACTTGAATCATTCGCTGGTCAAATGTGAGTCTATACTCAATTAAATGGCTGGCACGCAAATTAGCTATGGATAAGGGATTCCGACCGCTTTATATTTGCGAGTTTCGAACATGATCCCGAAATTGAAACTGGTAAAACAGAAGAACGACGGTACTACTCAGAAGATGCTGAGGTTTCAATTCTTTTTTGCAGATATTTCTGCCGCCCACTCCCTTAGAACCTCCCTAATAACTCTTGTCACTTTACTAAGTTCTTCCGCAGAGATGATGTATGGAGGCATAATGTAGCACAAATTTCTGAAAGGTCTAACATAGACTCCCTTTGAAACAAATTTGTGGTGGAACCACAGAGAATCAACAGCGTTTTTGAGCTCTAAGACAGCGACAGCTCCCGTTATTCTGATATCAGAAACCACCTGCATGACTACGTCGTCCGCAATCACTTTTTTGTACAGACCAACAAACAGCTGGTTTTCGATGAACAGCACTTCATCAATCCAATCTCCACGAAGAAGTATGTCCAAGGACTTGTTGGCCGCAGCGCAGGCGAGAGGGTTTCCCATGAATGTTGGGCCATGCATCAGACATCCACCGGTAGGTAAGCTAGGATTGGAGATCGTTATTGCTATCTTTGGTGTAGTCACAACTGCACTCAGTGTCATGTAACCACCTGTCAAAGCTTTACCGACACATATAATATCTGGATAAACGTCCACCTGTGACTCTTTTGGAATGTTCTGCTCATCTTGATAGATTTTACAATGGTGAAAGGCAAACATCGCACCAGTGCGACCAAAACCCGTAGCAATCTCGTCCAAAATAAGCGGAATATTGTAGCTATCGCATAGCCTTCTGACTTCAATCAAAAACTGAGGGTGGTAAAGCCTCATCCCACCAGCGCCTTGCAGAATAGGTTCTAAAACAACCGCGCAAATCTCTTCGTGgttattcttcaatttgaCACGAAAGTCTGCTATATCCTTCTCGTCAAATGCCACAGTGTCGCCGAAGAGCTGCGGATTTTCCTTGAATATCTTCGAGGTTGGCAAGGTGGGAACTGTTGAGGGTCCTTCAGCAAAGATGTTTTCGGCAACGTAGCCACTGTAAATCGAATGCATAGAGCTAAATGGATCACAAACACTCATTGCACCGATAGTATCTCCATGGTATCCTTTTGAAATcgtcaaaaattttctcttctgGAAAGAAGGTACAGGGTTCAAACTAAATTGGTATTGGAGGGCCATCTTGAGGGCAATTTCCATTGCGACAGAGCCAGAGTCGGCCAAGAAGCAGTGCTGCAGTTCGTCATGGTTCAGTAACTTTAGCAGCTTTTTGACAAGCGTAATGGCCGGCTCATGAGTCAAGCCGCCGAACATAACATGAGAGACCTTGGTAATTTGCGACACTAGCGCATCATTTATTTCCTTATTGTTATATCCGTGAATGGCACACCACCATGAAGACATGGCATCGATCATTTTGTGATTCTTCGGCTCTTCAGATTCCAAGGTTATCTCACACCCATGGGCCTCCTTAACAGGATAAACGAGCATGGGATTACTCATGCTGGTATATGGATGCCATATATGATCTCTGTCATATTTCAAGAGGTCGGTGACCGATGGGTTGAACTTCATTTTGCTCCATCTTCACGGATCTTTGACAAGTCCCTATTGAAGCTCGTTCTTCCTTTTATATATTAGGCTTTGATATCTCATAGTACCAAGGATGGCAGAAGGTGGAAATTGCGCGGCCTGGAGGGCTCGTCTTGGATGGCACTACTCACATCGAAGTGACTCAATTTTTCACAAAAAGAGACATCATTAAGAACCCATAATAGAGTCCTAAATACCGTTCTGGTGACCAATCAATTCACTCAACTCACGTCGGCATTCTGAAAGTGTCGTAACTTGAAATTGTTGACTTAAAGATTTGATGGCTAGAACCGTTGAAAAAGTTCGATGCCTTTAAAGTTAGACAACCCAACATGACTCAGGCCAAGAGCGACTTCTGAACAGatcagaggaagatgtTTGAAGTTCTTTTAAAAGCTATTCGAGTAAGATGATATTTTTATTGCGAGGGATAACCTCTGAATCTTTTGCGTTCAGGTAGGAGTTCTGTGAGAGTCATTTCTCGAAGACTAGTAGTCTTGTCACTTATGGGAGCTTCTTAGAGCATGAGGGCGGATTTTGGCATATTTGAAGCATATAAGAGGGGCAATGAAAGGTAGGAAGACAAATTGCCATTTTCAGAGAATTTGGCTTTTGTTCTCAGTCGCTAACAATTGATCATGCAACAGCCCATAATATTCGTGACCGGTACCGATACAGACGTGGGTAAAACGTTCGTTTCCACCCTCTTAGTTTACAAGTGGCAAGCCAACTATTGGAAGCCCGTTCAAACCGGAATTGAGTCCGATGATGGCGATAGCGTGACAGTTTCGAAGGCCGAATGTGGTTTACCATGGAAGCCCGAAATATATTCACCAAGATATGAACTTCTTAAGCCACTATCGCCTTACAAGGCTATGGACTATGAGCCAGAGGTTGACATCCGTCTGTCTGATTTTGAGATCCCAAAAGGGTCCGACTCGTCGCCATTGATAGTAGAAGGAGCCGGAGGTGTTTTCGTCCCTCTTACTAGAAACCTGGAAACGATGACAGACTTGATGAGAAAATTGGCAGAAAAGCAAGATCGGCCTTTCAAAATTATTGTGGTTACCAGAAGCGGGCTGGGCACTCTGAATCACACTCTTCTGACAATCAGCCACTTACAAAACGCAGGCCTCCGCGAGCATATCATGGGAGTCATAGTTAATGGCGAAAGGAACCCAGACAATGTCCAAGTGTTCAAAGATTACGGgctgaaaattttggcGGAAGTAGACAAATCAGAATCGGCTGCCGCCGCTACTAAGTTTATTCCTCCCTTATGTCAATTTCTGAAATAATCTACTATATGATACATAGATATTGATCAGTGACAAACATTCGTCCTACGCAGGCTACTGCGTACACTATACGTGATGCAGTACTTGGATGACTCGCGAGTCATCTTGGGAAGAAAACATATAAAAGCAGACATATGGATATAATATTCAGtttctttctcaatttACATCTCCACCATCGCAATCAGCTTCTAAATGACTAGGAAAAGCTTTGCAAAGTTTAATTGGTTATCATTATTGGGTATCGCATTTTCGCTTACCAGTTCTTGGCTTGGCGTTTCCTCATCACTGGTGGCTGGCATATCTAGTGGTGGACCATTGCTTATTATCTATGGGTTGATAATTGGGGTGGTATTCACGCTGATGTGTGGTTTGTCATTGAGCGAATTCTCATCAATGCTTCCAAATGCAAGTGGTGTATGCTTTTGGGTTTTGAAGCTACTTTCTGAGGAGTTAGACCCTGATATGGTGGAAAAGGAAGTTGGTAAGtgtgaagaagaggacactcaagaagaagttcttgaagtcaTGGCTGATGGCTCATTAGAAGATCAATTAGATGAGGGCCTCCTCGAAGCTTACTGCAGCGGGAAAAACCTATTTATCACCAAAAAATGGAAAAAAGACCTTGGAATCATGACTGGTCTCATCAATTACGCGGGTGCTATTTTCACTTGTGCAAGCATATGCGCCTCCCTGTCGCTCAGTATTCTTGGCCTTTATTCTTTGATGCATTCTGACTATGAGCTCAAACATTGGCACGTTTTCCTCACTTTCGAATTATTGAATATAGCAATTGCGTTCGTTGCAAGCTGGGCTAGATGGCTACCAGCCATCTCTCAATTCGGCCTTGGCATATCTGTTATCTCTTACTTTATGACCTTTCTGGTCTGCATAATATCGCGAAGCCTCGACCACAGTGAGCCATGGCCCTCCGGAAAAGCCATCTTTGGTGAATTTGAAAACACAACAGGATGGTCATCCAAAGGCATAGCTTTCATTGTGGGACTGGTGAACCCATTGTGGGCATTTGCCGCCATTGACTCTACGACGCACATGGTGGCCGATGTAGGATACAGCACCTCGAGGAGGCTAGTTCCCAAGACTATCATGCTCACtatccttcttggctttgCAACCAGTTTCCCCTATGCCATCGTTATGTTCTTTTGTATCACTGATACAAAAGCGGTGGCAGAAAGCATCCTGCCAATATTGCAGATATATTATCAGGCCACGGGAAATAAGTCTCTGAGTGCTTTCATGCAGTCCTGTTGCATCACGACGGGGTTCATCTGTGGTGTATCATGTAGCACCTGGCAGAATAGAATACTGTGGTCTGTCTCCGGTACTTACCATGCCATCGAGCGCGACGAGATGCATGCTAAAAAGGCTGCTCTTGTGAGAAAACTCGGCAGCATAAATCCACAGATCCGGATTCCGCTCTACGCCCACTTACTGTCCCACTTGTTTGTCGCCATCATAGGCTGCATCTTCATGGGCTCCAGTACGGCATTCAATGCCGTCATAACCGCCTGTATCTCTATTTTGCTGCTATCCTACGCAATTCCCTGTGTCATCATGCTCTTCGTAGTTggaaagaagagcttttaCAGAAGAATTGCCAGTGAACATCAGGCTTTGCAAGTCCGCCAGGAATTTAGCGAGAGTAGAGCTAGTTGGTACCTGATCCCGAACATCCTAACCATCTGCTGGGCTATTTTCTGCTTGGTGTTCCTATCTTTTCCCTATGTGATTCCTGTGGACAGCTCCAATATGAATTACGTTTGTGTGGTATACGGAGCCACTGCTATTTTAATTGGTATAGCTCTGCTATAGCTTTGCACCAAACTGCAGCATAGCACTAGCAGCAACCGGGTCGCCCAATTCTTGCAGCATATTTTATAGCATTAATATTAAATCTAAATGATAGTAATCAAGCGATTACTTAAAGTCCTTACAATTATTGCTTAGTCTGACGGCCTGCTCATATAAGCTAGCTTATGACGTAAATCATTGATTTTCAAGAGACGCCGCAACGTCATCGTTGCCAGAGAAACATATATAATAGTTAGTGAAAAACCTCGAGGTTTACTCTGATGGAAAGGAGCTGGTTGCTCCAGAGCGCTATTAGTGGGGATGAAGAGAGGACCGTTGAAGGTTCCCGCTTCACAGGCTCAAAAGAAGCCCAAGCTACATGGCGACTACGATCAGTACTACAATCTGAATAAAACGTATTACAAAAATCCAATTACTTGCCAAAGAGCCAATGAGTTCAACAATGGTAAAAGAAAGAAACCGATAGATCTTTTGAATCATCATATCTCGACGCAAGGTAAAAGAGACAATGTGAAAACGTTCATCCATTGGTTCAGGGGAGACTTGAGGACCCATGATAATACAGGACTGTTCGAAGCCATCAAACAATT
The sequence above is drawn from the Torulaspora globosa chromosome 5, complete sequence genome and encodes:
- the BIO4 gene encoding dethiobiotin synthase: MQQPIIFVTGTDTDVGKTFVSTLLVYKWQANYWKPVQTGIESDDGDSVTVSKAECGLPWKPEIYSPRYELLKPLSPYKAMDYEPEVDIRLSDFEIPKGSDSSPLIVEGAGGVFVPLTRNLETMTDLMRKLAEKQDRPFKIIVVTRSGLGTLNHTLLTISHLQNAGLREHIMGVIVNGERNPDNVQVFKDYGLKILAEVDKSESAAAATKFIPPLCQFLK
- the BIO3 gene encoding adenosylmethionine-8-amino-7-oxononanoate transaminase, which translates into the protein MKFNPSVTDLLKYDRDHIWHPYTSMSNPMLVYPVKEAHGCEITLESEEPKNHKMIDAMSSWWCAIHGYNNKEINDALVSQITKVSHVMFGGLTHEPAITLVKKLLKLLNHDELQHCFLADSGSVAMEIALKMALQYQFSLNPVPSFQKRKFLTISKGYHGDTIGAMSVCDPFSSMHSIYSGYVAENIFAEGPSTVPTLPTSKIFKENPQLFGDTVAFDEKDIADFRVKLKNNHEEICAVVLEPILQGAGGMRLYHPQFLIEVRRLCDSYNIPLILDEIATGFGRTGAMFAFHHCKIYQDEQNIPKESQVDVYPDIICVGKALTGGYMTLSAVVTTPKIAITISNPSLPTGGCLMHGPTFMGNPLACAAANKSLDILLRGDWIDEVLFIENQLFVGLYKKVIADDVVMQVVSDIRITGAVAVLELKNAVDSLWFHHKFVSKGVYVRPFRNLCYIMPPYIISAEELSKVTRVIREVLREWAAEISAKKN
- the BIO5 gene encoding Bio5p — translated: MTRKSFAKFNWLSLLGIAFSLTSSWLGVSSSLVAGISSGGPLLIIYGLIIGVVFTLMCGLSLSEFSSMLPNASGVCFWVLKLLSEELDPDMVEKEVGKCEEEDTQEEVLEVMADGSLEDQLDEGLLEAYCSGKNLFITKKWKKDLGIMTGLINYAGAIFTCASICASLSLSILGLYSLMHSDYELKHWHVFLTFELLNIAIAFVASWARWLPAISQFGLGISVISYFMTFLVCIISRSLDHSEPWPSGKAIFGEFENTTGWSSKGIAFIVGLVNPLWAFAAIDSTTHMVADVGYSTSRRLVPKTIMLTILLGFATSFPYAIVMFFCITDTKAVAESILPILQIYYQATGNKSLSAFMQSCCITTGFICGVSCSTWQNRILWSVSGTYHAIERDEMHAKKAALVRKLGSINPQIRIPLYAHLLSHLFVAIIGCIFMGSSTAFNAVITACISILLLSYAIPCVIMLFVVGKKSFYRRIASEHQALQVRQEFSESRASWYLIPNILTICWAIFCLVFLSFPYVIPVDSSNMNYVCVVYGATAILIGIALL